The window AAGCAACGGAGCGGGAATCGATTCCATTGGGGTTTCATCCGCAGTCCCATCAGTTTCCTCGGGAGAGAAATGCAGCATCTCAATGGTGCCATCGAAACGCTCAACCATCGCCGTACAACTCTCGACCCAGTCCCCGGTATTGTAGTAGGTGACGCCGTTCACCTCGCGCATTGCTGCAGTATGAATGTGTCCACATAGCACCCCATCGACATCGAAATCCCGCGCGTACCGTACGATGGCCTCTTCGAACTGCCCGATAAAGCTCACGACATTCTTTACCTCCGCCTTCACATAGGCGCTCAGGGACCAATAGCCGAGGCCCATTGCGCGGCGGAAGAAATTCACGACGCCGTTGCATCGCATGAGCAGCGTATATCCCACATCGCCCACATGCGCCAGCCAGCCGAGATTCTGCACGACCGTGTCAAGTTCGTGCCCATGCATCACGAGCAACCGACGGCCATCAGCCGTGGTATGCAGGGCATTCTTCTGGAGACTGATGTTCCCGTATTGCCCAAAGAAGCGAGCAAGAAATTCGTCATGATTTCCCACCACGTAGATAATCTCGGTCCCCTTGCGAGCGCGCCGGAGAAGTTTCTGGATCACATCGTTATGCGCCTGCGGCCAGTAGATGCCGCGACGGAGCGCCCAGATATCGATCAGGTCACCCACGAGATAGAGAGTCTCAAACTCGCTGTCCTTGAGGAACTTGAGTAGTGCGCCCGCTTTGCTGCCCCGGGTACCGAGGTGGACATCGGAAATCCATCCTGTGCGATAGTGGTTCATGTGAAAGGGTAGACTTATTCACAGGATATTCTCCCCAACGGGCGCGCCAACGTCGTTAATGTTACGATTCCTCCTCATGGGAAATCCGCAATCGGACTCGAATGCGTCTACACACCCTGTATATTTGTCGTTGTCGACTCTCCCGCTATGACAGACACCGCCCTATGGTATTGCGTTCGTACCAAGCCCAAGAATGAACGGCTGACCAGCCAACTCCTCCGTATGGAGGTCGGGCTAG of the Terrimicrobium sacchariphilum genome contains:
- a CDS encoding UDP-2,3-diacylglucosamine diphosphatase; this translates as MNHYRTGWISDVHLGTRGSKAGALLKFLKDSEFETLYLVGDLIDIWALRRGIYWPQAHNDVIQKLLRRARKGTEIIYVVGNHDEFLARFFGQYGNISLQKNALHTTADGRRLLVMHGHELDTVVQNLGWLAHVGDVGYTLLMRCNGVVNFFRRAMGLGYWSLSAYVKAEVKNVVSFIGQFEEAIVRYARDFDVDGVLCGHIHTAAMREVNGVTYYNTGDWVESCTAMVERFDGTIEMLHFSPEETDGTADETPMESIPAPLLVLTR